The region AATCAGAAAGCAAAACGGACGACGGTCGATGCCGTCGTCCAGACTGCGGTAATTATACTGGTTTGCTGGCGGGAACAATACGCCGCAGGGCAGGGCGGCGTGCCGGCCATTGGTGCATGAAAACATCAACCTGGCCGGTTCCGCTTGTATATATGCACTTTTTTGCAGCGAATTGCCCGGATCGCTGCAATCGCTTGGTGCAGAGGGCCTGACAAACGCTACAATCGACCCTTTATGATGACGCGCGTTCGTGATTTTTCCGCCGCGCGCAGCCACACCGGATAATTTATGAACAAGCGCCCCACGCTGAAATTGAACCCCAAGCCGGCGCCTGCCGCCGCGCCGGTCACCGCAAAATTGCGTCCCAGCTACCACCCCGACCTGAAACCGGTGCTGCAACCCGGCTTCCAGCCCGACCTGCGCGCCGATTCGCTGGCTTTTTGCCTGCTGGGCGCGGCCAATGCCGTGGCCCAGGTGCGCACCGGCACGGCCCTGCCGCAGGCGCTGGCCAAAGTGTTTGCACAATCGAACGCCAGCCCGCAGGCGCGCGGTGCGATCCAGGATATTTCCTATCGCACCATGCGCCAGCTGGGCCGCAGCGAAACCCTGGTCGGCCTGATGACCTCCAAGGCACCCGAGCCGCCGATGCTGGCCGCGCTGCTGTGCTGCGCGCTGTCCCTGATGTCGGCCGAGCCGGGCGAGCAGCCGTATGAAGAATTCACGGTGGTCGACCAGGCCGTCACGGTGGCCACTTCGCACCCGGACCTGGCGCACGCCAAGGGCATGGTCAACGCCGTGCTGCGCCGTTTCCTGCGCGAACGCAAGTCCCTGCTGGAGGCGGCCTTGCAGCAGCCGCTGGCGCAATGGAATTATCCGCAGTGGTGGATCGACGCGCTGCGCGTGGCCTATCCGCGCGACTGGCAAGCCATCCTGACGGCCGGCAATGCCGTGCCGCCTTTGACCCTGCGCGTAAACCGCCGCAAGAGCACGGTGGAAGATTATCTTGCCGTATTGCAGCAGGCCGGCATCGCCGCGCGCCAGGTGGG is a window of Janthinobacterium sp. J1-1 DNA encoding:
- the rsmB gene encoding 16S rRNA (cytosine(967)-C(5))-methyltransferase RsmB codes for the protein MNKRPTLKLNPKPAPAAAPVTAKLRPSYHPDLKPVLQPGFQPDLRADSLAFCLLGAANAVAQVRTGTALPQALAKVFAQSNASPQARGAIQDISYRTMRQLGRSETLVGLMTSKAPEPPMLAALLCCALSLMSAEPGEQPYEEFTVVDQAVTVATSHPDLAHAKGMVNAVLRRFLRERKSLLEAALQQPLAQWNYPQWWIDALRVAYPRDWQAILTAGNAVPPLTLRVNRRKSTVEDYLAVLQQAGIAARQVGPFAVRLDKPIGVALIPGFEQGVVSVQDAGAQLAAPLLDLQDGMRVLDACAAPGGKTCHILELAEVQVTAIDADAKRLPRIAENLERLGLEATLKAQDAQSNAWWDGQQYDRILADVPCTASGIVRRHPDIRWLRRKGDALQLATLSSKILDNLWQMLRPDGKLLFVTCSLWPQESEAQAAAFAVRNNATRLTAPGQLLPTGSAEQDHDGLFYALFQKNAA